One stretch of Alcaligenes aquatilis DNA includes these proteins:
- a CDS encoding DeoR/GlpR family DNA-binding transcription regulator translates to MNLSVRQSIIVDLLAAQGAVSVDGLAAHFGVTPQTIRRDLNHLYEADLVRRRHGGAELNVVERNAPFQTRRITHLQAKARIGRAVAQLIPPGASLLLGFGTTPEQVALALADHRDLTVVTNNISAALALSHNMSHRVVLTGGELRQPNPEILGPGAERLFNSFKADFGVSGVGGFDSDGALLDFDMAESDCHKALRGNCRVRILVLDHTKFGRRAPVRSGSLDDVDILVSDQPIPEPYREQIPARVQVVIADEVQA, encoded by the coding sequence ATGAACCTATCTGTCAGGCAAAGCATTATTGTGGATTTGCTGGCCGCCCAAGGGGCCGTGTCAGTCGATGGCTTGGCCGCACATTTCGGGGTGACGCCCCAGACCATACGGCGCGACCTGAACCACTTGTATGAAGCCGATCTGGTGCGCCGCCGTCATGGTGGTGCCGAGCTGAACGTGGTCGAGCGCAATGCGCCTTTTCAGACGCGACGCATTACCCATTTGCAAGCCAAGGCCCGTATCGGGCGAGCGGTTGCCCAACTGATTCCTCCCGGTGCCAGTCTGCTGCTGGGTTTTGGCACCACTCCTGAACAAGTTGCCTTGGCGCTGGCCGATCATCGTGACTTAACCGTGGTCACCAATAACATCAGCGCGGCCTTGGCCCTGTCTCACAATATGAGCCACCGCGTGGTGCTGACAGGCGGTGAGCTGCGTCAACCCAATCCTGAAATTCTGGGCCCCGGTGCCGAGCGCCTGTTCAACAGCTTCAAGGCCGACTTTGGCGTGTCCGGGGTAGGGGGCTTTGATTCGGACGGTGCCTTGCTGGACTTTGATATGGCCGAGTCCGATTGCCACAAAGCCCTGCGCGGTAATTGCCGGGTGCGGATCCTGGTGCTGGATCACACCAAGTTTGGCCGTCGTGCGCCTGTGCGTAGCGGCTCTTTGGATGATGTCGATATTCTGGTCAGTGACCAGCCTATTCCCGAGCCTTACCGCGAGCAGATTCCGGCGCGCGTTCAGGTGGTGATTGCCGATGAGGTGCAGGCATGA
- a CDS encoding amidohydrolase, which translates to MSFKRRLKVHVLAGSVLLSAPVWSAQVADQIWMGGPVLTMNDRQPTAEAVAIKDGRILDVGTLQAMQAYKGTGTNTIDLQGKALLPGFVDAHGHAFMIGVQAMSANLLAAPDGQVKDIKSLQETLKQWLDEQSQTRQVGLILGFGYDDAQLAEQRHPTRHDLDAVSESLPIVIIHQSSHIGVLNSKALEMAGITAQTPNPEGGVIRREEGSQQPNGVLEEMAFFSGVASQMGKLTPEQAQALFVAGTDLLKRYGYTTGQEGRATSSIVPLMQAAAKAGKIDIDVATYVDILQDRDFILRNASREYTDGFRVAGAKLTIDGSPQGFTAYRDRPYYNPPAGYRADYRGYVAATPDQVFESVDWAFKNGIQILTHSNGEGASDLLLAAIKTAREKYGPQDRRAVLIHGQFLRRDQVATIAELDVFPSLFPMHTFYWGDWHRDRTVGPVNADNISPTGWVREHGLMFSSHHDAPVAFPNSMRVLSATVTRRSRSGDILGPDQRVDVPTALKAMTIWPAYQHFEEKEKGSIEPGKLADFVVLSQDPTAVDPEQLSTLEVIQTIKRGKLIYEQGAASEGERLSQLQTGEMISRFLNEWQHQAHEAGSTDHGHGPELLMGALLQGME; encoded by the coding sequence ATGTCGTTCAAACGCAGATTGAAAGTACATGTCCTAGCCGGGAGCGTCTTGCTGAGTGCACCGGTCTGGTCGGCGCAAGTCGCTGATCAAATCTGGATGGGGGGGCCGGTGCTGACGATGAACGATCGTCAGCCGACCGCAGAGGCGGTGGCGATCAAAGATGGCCGTATTCTGGATGTAGGCACACTGCAGGCGATGCAGGCTTACAAAGGCACCGGGACGAATACGATTGACTTGCAAGGCAAGGCATTGCTGCCGGGTTTTGTCGATGCGCATGGGCATGCGTTCATGATTGGCGTGCAAGCCATGTCAGCCAATTTGTTGGCGGCCCCCGACGGCCAAGTGAAAGACATCAAGAGTTTGCAGGAAACGCTGAAGCAGTGGCTTGATGAACAAAGCCAGACCCGGCAAGTCGGGCTGATTCTGGGTTTTGGCTACGACGATGCCCAATTGGCGGAGCAGCGGCATCCCACCCGTCATGATCTGGATGCGGTCTCTGAGTCATTGCCCATCGTCATCATTCACCAGTCCAGTCATATTGGGGTGTTGAACAGCAAGGCACTTGAAATGGCGGGTATTACGGCCCAGACCCCTAATCCGGAGGGTGGCGTGATCCGTCGGGAAGAGGGCAGTCAGCAACCGAATGGGGTGCTGGAGGAAATGGCGTTTTTCTCCGGGGTGGCCAGTCAGATGGGCAAGCTCACGCCAGAGCAGGCTCAGGCTTTGTTTGTGGCCGGAACCGATCTGCTCAAACGCTATGGGTATACAACCGGGCAGGAAGGGCGGGCAACCTCCAGCATCGTTCCTTTGATGCAAGCGGCAGCCAAGGCCGGCAAGATTGATATTGATGTCGCCACGTATGTGGATATCTTGCAGGATCGGGATTTTATTCTACGCAACGCATCGCGGGAGTACACCGACGGATTTCGGGTGGCCGGTGCCAAGTTGACCATTGATGGCTCGCCACAAGGCTTTACCGCCTATCGTGATCGTCCTTACTACAACCCGCCAGCCGGTTACCGTGCCGATTATCGGGGCTACGTGGCCGCAACGCCTGATCAGGTGTTTGAATCGGTGGATTGGGCGTTTAAGAATGGAATACAGATTCTGACGCACTCCAATGGCGAGGGAGCATCAGATCTGCTGCTGGCGGCAATTAAAACCGCACGCGAGAAATACGGCCCGCAGGATCGTCGTGCTGTACTGATTCATGGGCAGTTCTTGCGTCGGGATCAGGTGGCGACCATTGCCGAGCTGGATGTGTTTCCGTCCTTGTTTCCCATGCACACCTTTTACTGGGGGGACTGGCACCGTGACCGCACGGTGGGGCCGGTCAATGCCGATAATATTTCTCCCACTGGCTGGGTGCGCGAGCACGGCCTGATGTTCTCTTCGCATCATGATGCCCCGGTGGCCTTTCCGAATTCGATGCGTGTGTTGTCAGCCACGGTCACGCGTCGTTCCCGATCCGGAGACATCCTGGGCCCGGATCAGCGGGTGGATGTGCCAACGGCACTGAAAGCCATGACGATCTGGCCGGCGTACCAGCATTTTGAGGAAAAGGAGAAAGGCTCGATTGAGCCGGGTAAGTTGGCGGACTTTGTGGTTCTGTCTCAGGATCCGACAGCGGTTGATCCCGAGCAGTTGTCGACCCTGGAGGTCATTCAGACGATCAAGCGAGGCAAACTGATCTATGAGCAGGGCGCAGCCTCAGAGGGCGAACGGCTTAGCCAGTTACAGACTGGAGAGATGATTTCCCGCTTTTTGAATGAGTGGCAGCATCAGGCTCATGAGGCGGGCTCGACGGATCATGGTCATGGTCCGGAGTTGTTAATGGGCGCCTTGCTGCAGGGTATGGAGTAA
- a CDS encoding amino acid permease — MSRFEQIQSREAGLHKKLSARQMSMIAIGGAIGTGLFLGSKFAIGFAGPGVVLSYVIGGFIALVLMGCLAEMTVEHPTSGSFGAYAEFYIHPLAGFLVRYSYWACIVLAVGTEVTAVADYMKFWFPDVSPWIWIVFFSAVLIAVNAYSVKAFGSVEYWFALIKVFAIIAFIVLAIGMLTGYYKPAQVQENLFGQGGFMPNGWYGVWVGVIISIFSYLSIEMIAVAAGEAENPEQAVRQAFKATIWRLIIFYLLSLSLIVMLVPWQVLVAEGTTSPFITVMQSVGIPYADSILNFIVIIAALSAMNSMLYISTRMMFSLSRAGDAPAALGKVARNGVPLNALALSASGVAVAAVVYAYNPETAFPVMIALSMFGALFTWGMIFLTHLFFRRRVAQDGVQLRFRMPAYPIGTLLGLIGIVAILVTTWFIDIFHYTLLFGVPFLLILIGAYLVRTRIRTP; from the coding sequence ATGAGTCGATTTGAGCAAATTCAATCGCGCGAAGCCGGGCTGCATAAAAAACTGAGCGCCCGTCAAATGAGCATGATTGCGATCGGGGGCGCTATTGGTACCGGCTTGTTCCTGGGCAGCAAATTTGCTATTGGTTTTGCCGGTCCCGGTGTGGTGTTGAGCTATGTGATTGGCGGCTTTATCGCGCTGGTCCTGATGGGTTGCCTGGCCGAGATGACCGTGGAACATCCCACATCGGGTTCCTTTGGGGCCTATGCGGAGTTCTACATACATCCGCTGGCCGGGTTTCTGGTGCGCTATAGCTATTGGGCCTGCATTGTTCTGGCGGTGGGCACCGAGGTAACGGCGGTGGCGGACTACATGAAGTTCTGGTTCCCGGACGTCTCGCCCTGGATCTGGATCGTCTTTTTCTCGGCTGTGCTGATTGCGGTCAATGCTTACAGCGTCAAGGCGTTTGGCTCGGTGGAGTATTGGTTTGCCCTGATCAAGGTGTTTGCGATTATTGCGTTCATCGTGCTGGCCATCGGCATGTTGACGGGTTATTACAAGCCCGCGCAGGTGCAGGAAAACCTGTTCGGCCAGGGTGGCTTCATGCCCAATGGCTGGTATGGGGTGTGGGTGGGTGTGATTATTTCTATCTTCAGTTATCTGAGTATCGAGATGATTGCCGTGGCGGCGGGTGAGGCCGAAAACCCCGAGCAAGCCGTGCGCCAGGCCTTCAAGGCCACGATCTGGCGCCTGATCATTTTCTACCTGCTGTCCTTGTCTCTGATCGTGATGCTGGTGCCTTGGCAGGTGCTGGTTGCAGAGGGCACCACCAGTCCTTTCATTACGGTGATGCAGTCCGTGGGCATCCCTTATGCCGACAGCATCTTGAACTTCATCGTGATCATTGCGGCCTTGTCGGCCATGAACAGCATGCTCTACATTTCGACCCGCATGATGTTCAGCCTGTCGCGTGCCGGTGATGCGCCTGCGGCGCTGGGTAAAGTGGCTCGCAATGGTGTGCCTTTGAATGCGCTGGCTTTGTCGGCCAGCGGTGTGGCTGTGGCTGCAGTGGTGTATGCCTACAATCCGGAAACTGCCTTTCCGGTGATGATTGCCTTGTCCATGTTTGGCGCCTTGTTCACCTGGGGCATGATTTTCCTGACCCATCTGTTCTTTCGCCGTCGTGTGGCTCAGGATGGTGTGCAACTACGCTTTCGTATGCCCGCCTATCCGATTGGCACCTTGTTGGGTCTGATCGGCATTGTGGCGATTTTGGTGACGACCTGGTTCATCGATATCTTCCATTACACCCTGTTGTTTGGAGTGCCGTTTTTGCTGATCCTGATCGGAGCTTACCTGGTGCGGACACGGATCCGAACTCCTTAA
- the kynU gene encoding kynureninase — protein MITLPQCEQWDQADELAAFKAKFDLPPNTIYLDGNSLGAMPRHAMERAQEVIGQEWRTDLINSWNKAGWWTLPVRLGDQMSPLIGAGQGETIVSDSTSVNLFKVLAAAVNLQKERHPEKKVILAERDSFPTDLYIIEGFNAFFGKDYRLELIDEPAELQAAVNAETAVVVLSHVNYRTGYLHDMQATNRLVHEHQGLVIWDLCHSAGALPIELKDSGSDFAIGCTYKYLNAGPGAPALLWVNPELMSQISQPLSGWWGHKHPFAMSPSYEAANGIERFLCGTQPIVSLSLVACGVDVFLQTDLQAVRRKSLALTDLFIALVEQECAEFGLRLVTPRDHHYRGSHVSFAHEQGYAAIQALIARGVIGDYREPEVMRFGITPLYLSFVDIWQAVQHIKAVFANKEWDKPAYKTRSKVT, from the coding sequence ATGATTACTTTGCCGCAATGTGAGCAGTGGGATCAAGCCGATGAGCTGGCTGCCTTTAAGGCCAAATTTGACCTGCCGCCCAATACGATTTATTTGGATGGAAACTCCCTGGGGGCCATGCCCCGGCATGCCATGGAGCGCGCCCAGGAAGTGATTGGCCAGGAATGGCGCACCGACCTGATCAATAGCTGGAACAAGGCAGGCTGGTGGACCTTGCCTGTGCGTCTGGGCGACCAGATGTCGCCCCTGATTGGTGCCGGTCAAGGCGAAACCATCGTGAGCGACAGCACCTCCGTGAACCTGTTCAAGGTGCTGGCTGCCGCCGTCAATTTGCAAAAAGAACGCCATCCGGAAAAGAAAGTGATTCTGGCCGAGCGCGACTCTTTTCCTACCGATCTGTACATCATTGAAGGGTTTAACGCCTTCTTCGGCAAAGACTATAGGCTGGAGCTGATTGATGAGCCGGCAGAGCTGCAAGCCGCGGTCAATGCTGAAACAGCCGTGGTCGTGCTGTCCCACGTGAACTACCGCACGGGTTACCTGCACGATATGCAGGCGACCAACCGGCTGGTGCACGAGCACCAGGGGCTGGTGATCTGGGACTTGTGCCACTCTGCGGGCGCCTTGCCGATCGAGCTTAAAGACAGCGGTTCGGACTTTGCCATTGGCTGCACCTACAAGTACCTGAATGCCGGTCCGGGCGCACCGGCCCTGCTGTGGGTGAACCCTGAGCTGATGAGCCAGATCAGCCAGCCTCTGTCTGGCTGGTGGGGGCATAAGCACCCCTTTGCGATGAGCCCTTCGTACGAAGCGGCCAATGGTATCGAGCGCTTTTTGTGCGGGACTCAGCCCATTGTGTCCTTGAGCCTGGTCGCTTGTGGTGTGGATGTGTTCCTGCAAACCGATTTACAAGCCGTGCGCCGTAAATCCCTGGCCCTGACAGACTTGTTCATCGCTCTGGTGGAGCAGGAATGTGCCGAGTTTGGCCTGCGTCTGGTGACCCCACGCGATCATCACTACCGTGGCAGCCATGTCAGCTTTGCGCACGAGCAAGGCTATGCCGCCATCCAGGCCCTGATCGCCCGTGGCGTGATTGGGGACTACCGCGAGCCCGAAGTCATGCGCTTTGGAATCACGCCTTTGTATTTGTCGTTTGTGGATATCTGGCAGGCCGTGCAACACATCAAGGCCGTGTTTGCGAATAAGGAATGGGACAAGCCGGCTTACAAAACACGCTCCAAGGTGACTTGA
- a CDS encoding Lrp/AsnC family transcriptional regulator, which translates to MRLDETDLKILRLLQGNGRLSNQELADLIALSPSSCHRRVKILEQEGLIENYSANLSASKLGFAIEAFVEVNIAQLNESEHQYLSKALANMDEVLHAYIVTGQANYMLHIRTRNFETFSNFVVHKLNTLRGVTKIHSQIVLSCIKAKGQHLPV; encoded by the coding sequence ATGAGACTAGACGAGACAGACTTGAAAATCCTGCGCCTTTTGCAGGGCAACGGCAGGCTTAGCAACCAGGAGCTGGCTGACCTGATCGCCCTTTCTCCGTCCTCCTGCCACCGGCGGGTAAAGATTCTGGAGCAAGAGGGCTTGATCGAGAACTACAGCGCCAATCTCAGTGCGAGCAAGCTGGGTTTTGCCATTGAGGCCTTTGTGGAAGTCAATATTGCGCAGCTCAACGAGAGCGAACATCAGTACCTGAGCAAGGCATTAGCCAACATGGATGAAGTGCTGCATGCCTACATCGTGACCGGTCAGGCGAACTACATGCTGCACATCCGCACGCGCAACTTCGAGACCTTCTCTAATTTTGTGGTCCACAAGCTCAACACGCTGCGCGGCGTCACCAAAATCCATTCACAGATTGTGCTGTCTTGCATCAAGGCCAAAGGGCAGCATTTGCCTGTGTAA
- a CDS encoding GntR family transcriptional regulator — MSTKPLYEQLADKLTRYIQNGRLKPGDRLPTEAELGEMFGVSRITVRQGLAILTRNGLIERFASRGTFVLERKQTGSWELGSINDLVQLGKDTTTRIANWSLVAPPAEIAEFFASDEPVYKLQAVRYKSAVPLYWAENYLLRSIGERIPVQELETRTMVEMLTCVLAVPIQHAQEEISMANASAEMAKQLWIKENQAVIVQRIDLFDTDGKPVQSGKGWWRSEHFKRRFKLNYI; from the coding sequence GTGAGTACAAAGCCACTTTATGAACAGCTTGCCGACAAGCTGACCCGTTATATCCAGAACGGTCGTCTGAAACCGGGGGACCGCTTGCCGACCGAAGCGGAGTTGGGCGAAATGTTTGGCGTCAGCCGAATTACGGTTCGCCAAGGTCTGGCGATACTGACGCGCAACGGTTTGATTGAACGCTTTGCCAGCCGTGGCACTTTTGTGCTGGAGCGCAAACAGACGGGCTCCTGGGAGTTAGGCTCCATCAATGATCTGGTGCAACTGGGCAAAGACACTACCACCCGTATTGCCAACTGGTCCTTGGTGGCCCCCCCTGCCGAGATTGCCGAGTTCTTTGCGTCCGATGAACCGGTCTACAAGCTGCAGGCGGTGCGCTACAAGTCGGCTGTTCCTTTGTATTGGGCGGAAAACTACTTGCTGCGCTCGATCGGCGAACGCATCCCGGTGCAGGAACTGGAAACACGCACCATGGTGGAGATGTTGACCTGCGTGCTGGCTGTGCCCATCCAGCATGCCCAAGAGGAGATCAGTATGGCCAATGCGTCGGCGGAGATGGCCAAGCAGTTGTGGATCAAGGAAAACCAGGCCGTGATCGTGCAGCGTATCGACTTGTTCGATACCGATGGCAAGCCGGTGCAAAGTGGCAAGGGCTGGTGGCGCAGCGAGCATTTCAAACGACGCTTCAAATTGAACTACATCTGA
- the lldP gene encoding L-lactate permease, translating into MQQAWLQQYDPTGNIWLSALIALIPIIFFFLALTKLRMKGYLAGTITVLLALGVALFFYRMPVSAALASVVYGFFYGLWPIAWIIVAAVFLYKISVKTGQFDVIRASILSVTPDQRLQLILVGFCFGAFLEGAAGFGAPVAITAALLAGLGFRPLYAAGLCLIANTAPVAFGAMGIPIIVAGQVSGIDPFEIGQMAGRQLPFMTIIVLFWLMAIMDGWRGIKETWPAVLVGGGSFAIVQFLTANYIGPELPDITSALVSLVVLTLFLKVWQPKRIFRFETQEGTAPQNKTAEQAPAALTTGRILKAWSPFIILTAMVTIWSVQPFKVLFAANGPLASTIVNIPVPFLHNLVEKAPPVVASATPYGAVYAFNWLSATGTAILLAALLTIIFLRMKPAKAVETLGETFKELAVPIYSIGMVLAFAFIANYSGLSATLALALAHTGKAFTFFSPFLGWIGVFLTGSDTSANALFGALQATTAQQLGLPEVLMVAANTTGGVTGKMISPQSIAIACAAVGLAGKESDLFRFTVKHSLVFAVLVGLLTTLQAYVLPWMIP; encoded by the coding sequence ATGCAACAAGCGTGGCTGCAGCAATACGATCCCACCGGCAATATCTGGCTGTCGGCACTGATCGCCCTTATTCCAATCATCTTTTTTTTCCTGGCCCTGACCAAGTTGCGCATGAAGGGCTATCTGGCGGGCACGATTACGGTGCTGCTGGCTCTGGGCGTTGCCCTGTTCTTCTACCGCATGCCGGTTTCTGCGGCGCTGGCCTCGGTGGTCTATGGCTTTTTCTATGGTCTGTGGCCCATTGCCTGGATCATTGTGGCCGCCGTTTTCCTGTACAAGATCTCGGTCAAGACTGGCCAATTCGACGTGATTCGTGCCTCCATCCTGTCCGTCACACCTGACCAGCGTCTACAGCTGATTCTGGTCGGTTTTTGCTTTGGCGCGTTCCTGGAAGGGGCGGCCGGTTTTGGTGCACCCGTTGCCATCACCGCAGCCTTGCTGGCAGGTTTGGGTTTCCGCCCCTTGTACGCTGCCGGTCTGTGCCTGATTGCGAACACCGCTCCGGTTGCCTTCGGTGCCATGGGTATTCCTATCATTGTGGCCGGTCAGGTATCGGGTATTGATCCCTTTGAAATCGGCCAGATGGCCGGTCGCCAGCTACCTTTCATGACTATCATCGTGCTGTTCTGGCTGATGGCCATCATGGACGGCTGGCGCGGCATCAAGGAAACCTGGCCTGCGGTGCTGGTCGGTGGTGGCTCCTTTGCGATTGTGCAGTTCCTGACGGCCAACTACATTGGCCCCGAACTGCCGGACATTACCTCGGCCCTGGTTTCCCTGGTCGTGCTGACCTTGTTCCTGAAAGTGTGGCAACCCAAACGCATCTTCCGTTTTGAGACGCAAGAAGGCACGGCCCCCCAGAACAAGACTGCCGAACAGGCCCCTGCAGCACTGACCACAGGCCGCATCCTCAAAGCCTGGTCGCCCTTCATCATCCTGACTGCCATGGTCACGATCTGGAGTGTGCAGCCCTTCAAAGTGCTGTTTGCCGCCAACGGTCCGCTGGCTTCGACCATCGTGAACATTCCCGTGCCCTTCCTGCACAATCTGGTCGAAAAAGCACCACCCGTGGTCGCCTCGGCCACACCCTATGGCGCGGTCTACGCCTTTAACTGGTTGTCTGCGACCGGCACGGCCATTTTGCTTGCCGCCTTGCTCACGATTATCTTCTTGCGCATGAAGCCCGCAAAAGCGGTCGAGACCTTGGGTGAAACCTTCAAGGAGCTGGCTGTACCTATCTATTCGATCGGTATGGTGCTGGCCTTCGCCTTTATCGCCAACTACTCGGGCCTGTCTGCCACCCTGGCACTGGCCCTGGCCCACACGGGCAAAGCCTTCACCTTCTTCTCGCCGTTTCTGGGCTGGATCGGTGTATTCCTGACCGGTTCCGACACGTCTGCCAACGCCTTGTTTGGTGCCTTGCAGGCAACCACGGCGCAGCAGTTGGGCCTACCTGAAGTGCTGATGGTGGCCGCCAATACCACTGGGGGCGTCACCGGCAAGATGATCTCGCCCCAATCCATTGCCATTGCCTGCGCCGCCGTGGGACTGGCTGGTAAAGAATCCGATCTGTTCCGTTTTACCGTCAAGCACAGCCTGGTCTTTGCTGTCCTTGTCGGCCTGCTGACGACCTTGCAAGCCTATGTGTTACCTTGGATGATCCCCTAA
- the lldR gene encoding transcriptional regulator LldR → MRLSDHVAQQLLALIQSSDFKAGQRLPAERTLAAQLNVSRASLREAIQQLNTQGILRSQVGSGTYLTSQTSQWTQRSVDPLAALMLSDPQYRYDVLEARIALESSTTWHAALRASPDDKDKILQCFEQMIRYQQSGDTEQSARADAQFHLAVAEASHNLVLVQVMRGLFDLVLSSVTQNRDIIMFVHDSPETITHLTAQHEALVKAIIDGDAARARHVVNEHLGYVRNTLIQADEDLARRERAARLQTLPSTLTDSALP, encoded by the coding sequence ATGCGCCTCTCTGATCACGTCGCCCAACAACTACTGGCGTTGATTCAATCCAGCGATTTCAAGGCAGGGCAACGTCTGCCCGCCGAGCGTACGCTGGCAGCCCAATTGAACGTGTCGCGTGCTTCGCTGCGCGAGGCCATTCAGCAACTGAACACCCAAGGCATTTTGCGCAGTCAGGTTGGCTCAGGCACCTACCTGACTTCCCAAACGTCTCAATGGACGCAGCGTTCTGTAGACCCGCTGGCCGCCTTGATGCTGTCCGATCCCCAGTACCGCTACGATGTGCTGGAAGCGCGCATTGCTCTGGAAAGCAGCACCACCTGGCACGCCGCCCTGCGCGCCTCCCCCGACGACAAAGACAAGATCCTGCAGTGCTTCGAGCAAATGATTCGCTACCAGCAAAGTGGCGACACCGAGCAATCTGCCCGGGCCGATGCCCAGTTTCACCTGGCCGTTGCCGAAGCCTCCCACAACCTGGTGCTGGTTCAAGTCATGCGAGGACTGTTCGACCTGGTGCTCAGCAGTGTGACCCAGAACCGGGACATCATCATGTTTGTGCACGACTCGCCCGAAACCATCACACATCTGACCGCGCAGCACGAGGCCCTGGTCAAAGCCATTATTGATGGCGATGCGGCCCGTGCTCGCCACGTTGTCAATGAACACCTTGGTTACGTACGCAACACCCTTATTCAGGCCGACGAAGATCTTGCTCGCCGCGAACGAGCCGCGCGCTTGCAGACACTGCCCTCGACCTTAACGGACTCCGCCCTGCCATGA
- the lldD gene encoding FMN-dependent L-lactate dehydrogenase LldD encodes MIISSSTDYRRAAQKRLPPFLFHYIDGGAYAEHTLRRNVDDLANVALRQRVLKDMSQLDTSIELFGEKLSMPVALSPVGLTGMYARRGEVQAAQAADAHGIPFTMSSVSVCPIEEVAPRLTRPMWFQLYVLKDRGFMRNALERAQAAGCSTLVFTVDMPVPGARYRDAHSGMSGPNAALRRYAQAVMHPRWAWDVGLLGRPHDLGNISRYLGKPTGLADYMGYLGANFDPSISWKDLEWIREFWKGPMVIKGILDPDDARDAVRFGADGIIVSNHGGRQLDGVLSSARALPAIADAVKGQIKILADSGVRSGLDVVRMIALGADAAMLGRAYIYALAAAGQSGVDHLLGLIEKEIRVAMTLTSVSSISQISSDLLVQES; translated from the coding sequence ATGATTATTTCCTCCTCGACCGACTACCGGCGTGCCGCCCAAAAACGACTGCCTCCTTTCCTGTTCCACTACATTGACGGCGGTGCCTACGCCGAGCACACCCTGCGCCGCAATGTGGATGATCTGGCCAATGTCGCCCTGCGCCAGCGTGTGCTGAAAGACATGAGCCAGTTGGATACCAGCATTGAACTGTTTGGTGAAAAGCTGTCCATGCCGGTGGCCCTGTCCCCGGTGGGTCTGACCGGCATGTATGCGCGTCGAGGCGAAGTACAAGCGGCCCAGGCGGCCGATGCACACGGCATTCCCTTTACCATGTCCAGCGTGTCGGTCTGCCCGATCGAGGAGGTGGCCCCACGACTGACACGGCCCATGTGGTTTCAGTTGTATGTGCTCAAAGACCGTGGCTTCATGCGCAATGCGCTGGAACGGGCGCAAGCCGCTGGCTGCAGCACTCTGGTCTTTACCGTGGACATGCCCGTACCCGGCGCACGTTACCGTGATGCCCATTCAGGCATGAGCGGCCCGAACGCCGCCCTGCGCCGCTACGCACAGGCCGTCATGCACCCGCGCTGGGCCTGGGATGTGGGTCTACTGGGCCGTCCGCATGATCTGGGCAATATCTCGCGCTACTTGGGCAAGCCGACGGGCCTGGCCGACTATATGGGCTATCTGGGTGCGAACTTCGACCCTTCCATTTCCTGGAAAGACCTGGAATGGATACGCGAATTCTGGAAAGGTCCCATGGTCATCAAAGGCATTCTGGACCCCGATGACGCGCGCGATGCAGTACGTTTTGGTGCCGATGGCATCATCGTCTCGAACCACGGTGGCCGCCAGTTGGATGGCGTCCTGTCCTCGGCCCGCGCCCTGCCCGCCATTGCCGATGCCGTCAAAGGCCAGATCAAGATTCTGGCGGACTCTGGTGTACGCAGCGGACTGGACGTGGTGCGCATGATTGCCCTGGGTGCCGATGCTGCCATGCTGGGCCGCGCCTACATCTATGCACTGGCCGCCGCCGGACAATCCGGCGTCGATCACCTGCTTGGCCTGATTGAAAAAGAAATTCGGGTCGCCATGACGCTGACCAGTGTCAGCAGTATTTCCCAGATCAGCTCTGACCTGCTTGTACAGGAGTCTTGA